A genome region from Coprococcus phoceensis includes the following:
- a CDS encoding SWIM zinc finger family protein has protein sequence MKSWKDLFRTHILERGLNYYEEGYVTSLEQNLTGYTAVVVGTENYDVEIEILDNRVYDMTCTCPYAAEGNYCKHMAAVLYEIEEGEPDTKIPGNYLQKVQEQNKELQEIIAGIPIDELQEIVFSQANSDEFLYNRIMTKYAPITPCHMIRLKQQVNDIGYHYSDRGGFVDYYHATDYTDALNTLLDENVPLLLEKNYRMEAFELVNCIFYEIGNRDIDDSDGGTSFVADNCYEYWQTILQECNDKEKENMFQWFQDHQENYVIDYLEDYISDFLLNEFHDEELLQKKLHMLDEKIVKFQKENYSGDSYSAYYGMVNNIITRICLMEELSYSKQEIKEYRQKYRNFSEIRKMEIQEYLSDKKYEEAIAVLKESKKLDADKAGLVAEYSQQLIQIYEKRNMQNEYVQELQYQVFECMQRDLEYIVKLKKLCSETEWEEQREKFLQGKTSYWIRYEFLVEEELFERLLQEIQKNQSVHVLDQYEKVLKKHLPNEVRDMYVQYVKKESTRTSDRKSYKYLISYLKKITKYPDGKKIARDIAECWKQDYKRRPAMMDELRKAGF, from the coding sequence ATGAAATCATGGAAAGATTTGTTTCGCACACATATATTGGAACGTGGACTAAATTATTATGAAGAAGGTTATGTTACTTCTTTGGAACAGAATTTGACAGGATATACAGCAGTAGTAGTAGGAACAGAAAATTATGATGTAGAGATAGAGATTCTGGATAATCGAGTTTATGATATGACATGTACATGCCCATATGCAGCAGAGGGAAATTATTGCAAACATATGGCGGCGGTTTTGTATGAGATAGAAGAAGGAGAACCAGATACAAAAATACCGGGAAATTATCTTCAAAAGGTTCAGGAACAAAATAAAGAATTGCAAGAGATTATTGCCGGAATTCCAATAGATGAATTACAGGAAATCGTATTTTCTCAGGCAAATTCGGATGAGTTTCTATATAATAGGATCATGACAAAGTATGCGCCGATAACACCGTGTCATATGATCAGATTGAAACAACAGGTAAATGATATCGGCTATCATTATTCTGACAGAGGCGGGTTTGTAGATTATTATCATGCAACAGATTATACAGATGCATTGAATACGCTTTTAGATGAAAATGTTCCGCTGTTATTGGAGAAAAATTATAGAATGGAAGCATTTGAATTAGTAAATTGTATCTTTTATGAGATTGGGAATCGAGATATAGATGATTCAGATGGAGGCACATCATTTGTAGCGGATAATTGTTACGAGTATTGGCAAACAATACTGCAAGAATGTAATGATAAAGAAAAAGAAAATATGTTTCAATGGTTTCAAGATCATCAGGAAAATTATGTAATTGATTATTTGGAAGATTATATTAGTGATTTTTTGCTGAATGAATTTCATGATGAAGAACTACTTCAGAAGAAACTTCATATGTTGGATGAAAAAATCGTTAAGTTTCAAAAAGAAAACTATAGTGGCGATTCGTATTCCGCATATTACGGTATGGTCAATAACATAATTACAAGGATATGTTTGATGGAAGAATTGAGTTATTCTAAGCAGGAAATAAAAGAATATCGGCAGAAATATAGGAATTTTTCTGAAATTCGGAAGATGGAAATACAGGAATATTTATCTGATAAAAAGTATGAAGAAGCCATTGCAGTATTGAAGGAAAGTAAAAAATTGGATGCGGACAAAGCCGGATTGGTAGCAGAATATAGTCAGCAATTAATTCAAATTTACGAAAAAAGAAATATGCAGAACGAATACGTGCAGGAACTGCAATATCAGGTGTTTGAATGTATGCAGCGTGATTTGGAATACATTGTCAAATTGAAAAAGCTGTGTAGTGAAACGGAATGGGAGGAGCAAAGAGAAAAATTTTTACAGGGGAAAACTTCTTATTGGATACGATATGAATTTTTAGTGGAAGAAGAATTATTTGAAAGATTGCTTCAGGAAATTCAAAAGAACCAGTCTGTTCACGTATTAGATCAATATGAAAAAGTATTGAAAAAGCATTTACCGAATGAAGTCAGGGATATGTATGTGCAATATGTGAAAAAGGAATCAACTCGAACATCAGATAGAAAGTCATATAAGTATTTAATATCCTACCTAAAAAAGATTACAAAATATCCGGATGGCAAAAAGATAGCACGTGATATTGCAGAGTGTTGGAAGCAAGATTACAAAAGAAGACCGGCTATGATGGATGAGCTTCGAAAAGCCGGATTTTGA
- a CDS encoding ABC transporter ATP-binding protein: protein MKSKPVVMEHFSTVHTSFVVDFTFTNNITILMGDSGTGKTATFSFIRECMAVNPQILCLDNYDYQKDIKEIIRQTEGKLVVIDNADILLDDDTRKHISLDDKNQYLIIGRNPKNLFATKENLFELASEKVGEQTVFTMEPYI from the coding sequence ATGAAGAGTAAACCGGTTGTAATGGAACATTTTTCAACAGTGCATACCTCGTTTGTGGTGGACTTTACATTTACCAATAATATAACAATCTTAATGGGAGATTCAGGAACAGGAAAGACAGCAACATTTTCATTTATCAGAGAATGTATGGCAGTTAATCCTCAAATTTTGTGTTTGGATAATTATGATTATCAGAAAGATATAAAAGAAATAATCCGCCAGACAGAGGGGAAACTGGTTGTCATTGATAATGCAGATATTTTATTAGATGACGATACAAGGAAACATATTTCGTTAGATGATAAAAATCAGTATCTGATTATCGGAAGAAATCCTAAGAATCTGTTCGCAACGAAAGAAAATCTATTTGAATTGGCAAGTGAAAAGGTCGGAGAGCAGACGGTGTTTACGATGGAGCCGTATATATAA
- a CDS encoding DUF4869 domain-containing protein, protein MITIFKNKKDIPLNKEYIELNDIFFNQNTATRLDDKAAKYIQLIDASELISKYKIRSRFEDITLNTDQLSTGCKTVLNVLYFPDKVFCLKECGNNALEILYGFEEGYVYSEYAMIPFNMERVKVRTGRECKVIEDYEELKEWWENEE, encoded by the coding sequence ATGATAACGATTTTTAAAAACAAGAAGGATATACCCCTGAATAAAGAATATATAGAACTGAATGATATATTTTTTAATCAAAATACGGCAACGAGACTGGATGATAAGGCGGCAAAGTATATTCAACTGATAGATGCTTCGGAACTTATCAGCAAATATAAAATTCGATCACGTTTTGAAGATATTACGTTGAATACCGACCAGCTTTCGACAGGATGTAAAACTGTATTGAATGTATTGTATTTTCCGGACAAGGTGTTTTGTTTAAAAGAATGTGGAAATAATGCTTTGGAAATATTATATGGTTTCGAAGAGGGATATGTATATAGTGAATATGCAATGATTCCTTTTAATATGGAACGTGTGAAGGTTCGGACTGGTAGAGAATGTAAAGTGATCGAGGATTACGAAGAACTAAAGGAGTGGTGGGAAAATGAAGAGTAA
- the gloA2 gene encoding SMU1112c/YaeR family gloxylase I-like metalloprotein, translating to MNLKKIHHVAIIVSDYKKSREFYVEKLGFRVIRENYRPEREDYKLDLELDGCELEIFSGKGNPPRVNYPEACGLRHLAFYVEDMEKVIEEFHEKGIETEPIREDPFTEKRMTFFHDPDGLPLELHE from the coding sequence ATGAATTTGAAAAAAATACATCATGTTGCAATTATTGTTTCGGATTATAAAAAATCAAGAGAATTTTATGTAGAAAAGTTAGGATTTCGAGTTATAAGAGAAAATTATCGACCGGAGCGGGAAGATTATAAATTGGATCTAGAGTTAGATGGATGTGAACTTGAGATTTTTTCAGGGAAAGGGAATCCGCCTCGTGTCAATTATCCGGAGGCATGTGGTCTTAGGCATCTTGCATTTTATGTGGAAGATATGGAAAAAGTCATTGAAGAATTTCACGAGAAAGGAATTGAAACAGAACCAATTCGAGAAGATCCTTTTACAGAAAAAAGAATGACATTTTTCCATGATCCAGACGGTTTGCCACTTGAATTACATGAATAA
- the tig gene encoding trigger factor — protein MKKKIIAALVGICTVVVMTGCGNKGISNDKITIKQYKGLEVEKVDPVEVTDTDVEDSINSTLQTKSTQNDITDRPAQEGDVVTIDYEGKKDGVAFDGGTAQDQQLELGSGSFIDGFEDGIVGHNIGETFDLNLTFPEDYKSEDLAGQAVVFTVTLDKISEVIVPELTDELVAELSESAKTIEDYKKEVKEDLETSNKQAAESEQQQNVWDALMEQCTVEKYPKDKKQETIDNITTQYGSIASMYGMDDVDTFLEQAFGVTSEVMAENIIKQEYAVDLIAEKENLKVSDEEYKKGLEEYATQYGYTDSAELEDAVGKKEVKRALLQDKVTDWLVDNCKLVEKDSKDS, from the coding sequence ATGAAAAAGAAAATTATAGCAGCATTGGTTGGAATATGCACAGTGGTAGTAATGACCGGATGTGGGAATAAAGGAATTTCTAACGACAAGATTACAATTAAACAATATAAAGGATTGGAAGTAGAAAAAGTGGATCCGGTAGAGGTTACGGACACAGATGTGGAAGACAGCATTAATTCTACGCTTCAGACAAAGAGTACACAGAATGATATTACAGACCGCCCGGCACAGGAGGGTGACGTGGTTACTATCGATTATGAAGGAAAGAAAGACGGCGTTGCATTCGATGGAGGAACAGCACAGGATCAACAGCTTGAGCTTGGTTCAGGATCATTTATTGACGGGTTTGAAGATGGCATTGTCGGACACAATATCGGAGAGACATTTGATCTGAATCTGACATTCCCAGAGGATTATAAAAGTGAAGACTTGGCTGGACAGGCAGTTGTATTTACCGTTACATTGGACAAGATTTCAGAAGTGATTGTTCCGGAGTTGACAGATGAATTGGTAGCAGAGCTTTCTGAATCCGCAAAGACAATTGAAGATTACAAAAAAGAAGTAAAAGAAGATTTGGAGACTTCCAATAAGCAGGCAGCAGAGTCTGAGCAACAGCAGAACGTATGGGATGCTTTGATGGAACAGTGTACAGTTGAAAAATATCCAAAAGACAAAAAGCAGGAGACAATCGATAATATTACAACACAGTACGGTTCGATTGCTTCTATGTATGGAATGGATGATGTTGATACATTCTTAGAGCAGGCATTTGGTGTTACTTCTGAGGTGATGGCAGAGAACATTATCAAACAGGAATATGCAGTGGATTTGATTGCAGAGAAAGAAAATTTAAAAGTTTCTGATGAAGAGTACAAAAAAGGTTTGGAAGAATACGCAACACAGTATGGTTATACAGATTCCGCAGAGCTTGAAGATGCTGTTGGAAAGAAAGAAGTGAAACGAGCACTGTTACAGGATAAAGTGACAGACTGGCTTGTAGACAATTGTAAATTAGTAGAAAAAGATTCAAAAGATTCTTAA
- a CDS encoding DUF1934 domain-containing protein: MTKDVLINISGLQVDVNEMENNDEPIETISTGNYFFKNGKHYLLFEEVSEGVPGVTKTQIKIKGEDSLEVLKRGVSNAHMIFDTKRKNRSYYETPYGQLNLGIFTRNIKIDEKEDNINIKVEYALDVNYEPLAECTIRINVKPKGSKEFSIYEQMKF, translated from the coding sequence ATGACAAAAGATGTACTGATAAATATTTCAGGATTACAGGTAGACGTAAATGAGATGGAGAATAATGATGAACCAATTGAGACGATTAGTACTGGTAATTACTTCTTTAAAAATGGGAAACACTATCTCTTATTTGAGGAGGTATCAGAGGGTGTGCCGGGAGTTACGAAGACTCAGATCAAAATAAAAGGAGAAGATAGTCTTGAAGTGCTCAAACGAGGCGTTTCCAATGCACATATGATTTTTGATACAAAGCGAAAGAACCGCTCTTATTATGAGACACCGTATGGCCAGTTGAATCTTGGGATTTTTACAAGAAATATTAAGATTGATGAAAAGGAAGACAACATTAACATCAAGGTGGAGTATGCGTTGGATGTGAATTATGAACCACTTGCGGAATGCACGATACGAATCAATGTAAAACCGAAAGGGTCAAAAGAGTTTTCTATATACGAACAGATGAAATTTTAA
- the murI gene encoding glutamate racemase, with product MSIDNKNAAPVGVFDSGVGGLTVAREIMRQLPNENLVYFGDTARVPYGSKSRDNIIRYSRQIIHFLKTKGVKAIVIACNTASALALDVVREESDIPIIGVVEPGARAALQITQTKKIGVIGTEATVQSAMYGKIIKGLDPTVSVIGKACPLFVPLVEEGFAKHKVTEEIIDYYLASMKESDIDSLILGCTHYPLLRSRIRAYLGDKIQLVNPAYETAMDLKYILKESGMENAGKEGEHATYSFYVSDAADKFKQFANSILPYDIETTQQINIEEY from the coding sequence TTGAGTATAGATAATAAAAATGCAGCACCAGTAGGGGTATTTGATTCCGGAGTAGGTGGTCTTACTGTTGCAAGGGAAATCATGCGTCAGCTTCCGAATGAGAATCTGGTATATTTTGGGGATACCGCACGTGTGCCGTACGGAAGTAAATCGAGAGACAATATCATTCGCTATTCCAGACAGATTATCCATTTCCTGAAGACAAAAGGGGTGAAGGCGATCGTGATCGCATGCAATACGGCGAGTGCACTGGCTTTGGATGTCGTTCGAGAGGAAAGTGATATTCCAATTATCGGGGTGGTAGAGCCGGGAGCAAGAGCGGCGCTTCAGATTACACAGACGAAAAAGATCGGGGTGATCGGAACGGAAGCGACTGTGCAGAGTGCGATGTACGGAAAGATCATCAAAGGATTAGATCCGACTGTTTCCGTTATTGGGAAAGCCTGCCCATTGTTTGTACCTTTGGTGGAGGAAGGATTTGCAAAGCATAAGGTTACGGAAGAGATCATTGATTATTATCTCGCGTCGATGAAAGAGTCCGATATAGATTCTCTAATTCTTGGGTGCACCCATTATCCGCTCCTTCGTTCGAGAATCCGCGCGTATCTGGGAGATAAGATTCAGCTTGTGAATCCGGCCTATGAGACTGCGATGGATTTAAAATATATTTTGAAAGAAAGCGGTATGGAGAACGCCGGAAAAGAAGGGGAGCATGCGACATATTCCTTCTATGTAAGCGATGCTGCGGACAAGTTCAAACAATTTGCGAACTCAATTCTCCCATATGATATTGAGACGACACAACAGATTAATATAGAAGAATATTAG
- the pfkA gene encoding 6-phosphofructokinase, which produces MNDTIQTIGILTSGGDAPGMNAAIRAVVRTALGRGIRVRGIRRGYHGLLQEEIIDMTARDVSDIIQRGGTILQTARCKEMRTEEGQQKAAAICKKYGIQGLVVIGGDGSFAGAQKLSNLGINTIGIPGTIDLDIACTEYTIGFDTAVNTAMEAIDKVRDTSTSHERCSVIEVMGRDAGYLALWCGIANGAERILMPEEHDYDEEKIIADIIGNRKRGKQHYIIINAEGIGDSMNMAKRIEEATGMETRATILGHMQRGGSPTCKDRVYASIMGAKAVDLLLEGKTNRVVGYQHGEFVDYDINEALQMHKEIPEYAYRVSKDLAL; this is translated from the coding sequence ATGAACGATACAATTCAGACAATCGGAATCTTAACAAGTGGCGGTGATGCACCGGGAATGAATGCTGCAATTCGTGCAGTTGTAAGAACAGCTTTAGGAAGAGGAATTCGTGTCAGAGGAATCAGACGTGGTTACCACGGATTATTACAGGAAGAGATCATCGATATGACAGCAAGAGACGTATCTGATATTATCCAAAGAGGTGGTACAATCCTGCAGACAGCAAGATGTAAAGAGATGCGCACAGAGGAAGGTCAGCAGAAAGCGGCAGCAATCTGTAAAAAATATGGAATTCAGGGTCTTGTTGTAATCGGTGGAGACGGTTCTTTCGCCGGAGCGCAGAAATTGTCAAATCTTGGAATCAACACAATCGGGATTCCGGGAACAATTGACTTGGATATTGCATGTACAGAATACACAATCGGTTTTGACACAGCTGTAAATACAGCGATGGAAGCAATCGATAAAGTACGTGACACATCAACTTCACATGAAAGATGCAGCGTGATCGAGGTTATGGGACGTGATGCAGGATATCTTGCATTATGGTGTGGTATTGCGAATGGAGCAGAACGCATCCTTATGCCGGAAGAACATGACTATGATGAAGAAAAGATTATCGCTGATATTATTGGAAACAGAAAACGTGGTAAACAACACTATATCATTATCAACGCAGAAGGTATTGGTGATTCCATGAATATGGCAAAGAGAATTGAAGAGGCAACAGGTATGGAGACAAGAGCGACAATTCTTGGACACATGCAGCGCGGAGGAAGCCCGACATGTAAAGACAGAGTATATGCATCTATCATGGGAGCAAAAGCTGTTGACTTATTGTTAGAAGGAAAGACAAACCGTGTCGTTGGTTATCAGCACGGCGAGTTTGTTGATTATGATATCAATGAAGCATTGCAGATGCACAAAGAGATTCCGGAATACGCATATCGAGTTTCTAAAGATCTTGCACTTTAA
- a CDS encoding DNA polymerase III subunit alpha: MSFAHLHVHTEYSLLDGSNKIKEYVARVKELGMNSAAITDHGVMFGVIDFYRAAKAAGIKPILGCEVYVAPGSRFDKSSGASEDRYYHLVLLAENQKGYENLTKIVSRGFVEGYYYKPRVDMELLEEFHEGIIALSACLAGEVQKNLHRGMYEEAKAAAFRYEKIFGKGNFFLELQDHGMQEQANVNQQLLRLSQDTGIELVATNDVHYTYAEDEKPHDILLCIQTGKKLADEDRMRYEGGQYYVKSEEQMKALFPYALQAIENTQKIADRCHVEIEFGVTKLPKYDVPDGYTSWEYLNKLCYEGLEKNYENPKKELRERLEYELNVIKTMGYVDYFLIVWDFIKYARDHDIMVGPGRGSAAGSIVSYCLGITNIDPIKYQLLFERFLNPERVSMPDIDIDFCFERRQEVIDYVVRKYGSDRVVQIVTFGTMAARGVIRDVGRVMNLPYAFVDSISKMIPTELNMTLDRALTMNSELRDLYENDEQVKNLIDMSKRLEGLPRHTSMHAAGVVISQKSVDEYVPLSLGSDGSVTTQFTMTTLEELGLLKMDFLGLRTLTVIQNAVRLAEKSTGKTIDIDHIDYDDKAVLDSIGTGRTDGIFQLESAGMKSFMKELKPQSLEDIIAGISLYRPGPMDFIPQYIKGKNDVNAITYDCPQLKPILEPTYGCIVYQEQVMQIVRDLAGYTLGRSDLVRRAMSKKKGDVMQKERQNFVYGNEAEGVPGCIANGISEQVANKIYDEMIDFAKYAFNKSHAAAYAVVAYQTAYLKYYYPVEFMAALMTSVIDNPGKVAEYIYSCRQMGIEILPPDINKGEGKFSVDNGNIRYGLAAIKSIGKPVIEAIIAEREKNGLFKNLKDFIERLSGKEVNKRTIESFIKSGAFDSLHGTRKQFMVIYVKILDQVNQERKYSMTGQMSLFDIVDEEQKKEFDIQLPNVGEYEKETMLAFEKEVLGIYISGHPMQEYEEKWRKNISATTMDFQYDEESGHTKVREGAKEIIGGIITNKTIKHTKTNKTMAFLTIEDLVGTVEVVVFPRDYEKNRMYLEEDYKVFVKGRVSEEDESASKLICEAIIPFENTTCELWIQFPDKETFLAEEKKVYEMLRTSEGNDSVVIYCAKEKAIKRLPANWNIRVDKEILGNMTNYFGEKRIKVVEKYIENI; the protein is encoded by the coding sequence ATGAGTTTTGCACATTTACACGTCCATACGGAATACAGTCTGTTGGACGGTTCCAATAAGATAAAAGAATATGTTGCCAGAGTCAAAGAACTTGGGATGAACAGTGCGGCGATCACAGACCACGGGGTGATGTTTGGCGTGATCGATTTCTATCGTGCTGCGAAAGCGGCCGGAATCAAGCCGATTTTGGGATGTGAGGTTTATGTGGCTCCGGGTTCCCGATTTGACAAAAGTTCGGGGGCAAGTGAAGACCGATATTATCATCTCGTGCTGCTTGCGGAGAATCAGAAAGGGTATGAGAATCTGACAAAAATTGTGTCGAGGGGATTTGTGGAAGGCTATTATTACAAGCCGCGTGTAGATATGGAACTTTTGGAAGAGTTCCATGAGGGAATTATCGCACTGAGCGCATGTCTTGCGGGAGAGGTGCAGAAGAATCTTCACAGAGGTATGTATGAGGAGGCGAAGGCGGCAGCGTTCCGCTACGAGAAGATTTTCGGGAAAGGGAATTTCTTTTTGGAACTTCAGGATCATGGTATGCAGGAACAGGCGAATGTTAATCAGCAGCTTTTGCGTCTGTCGCAGGACACAGGAATTGAACTGGTTGCGACAAACGACGTACATTATACCTATGCGGAAGATGAAAAGCCTCACGATATCCTGCTCTGTATTCAGACGGGAAAGAAACTTGCCGATGAAGACCGAATGCGCTATGAGGGCGGTCAGTATTATGTGAAATCAGAAGAGCAGATGAAAGCATTATTTCCATATGCTTTGCAGGCAATTGAGAACACGCAGAAGATTGCAGACCGCTGTCATGTGGAGATTGAATTTGGAGTGACAAAGCTTCCGAAATACGATGTACCGGATGGATACACGTCGTGGGAATATTTGAATAAGCTTTGTTATGAGGGATTAGAGAAAAACTATGAGAATCCAAAGAAGGAACTTCGAGAACGATTAGAGTATGAGCTGAATGTTATCAAGACGATGGGGTATGTAGATTATTTCCTGATCGTGTGGGATTTCATCAAATACGCAAGAGACCACGACATTATGGTGGGACCGGGGCGTGGTTCTGCGGCGGGAAGTATCGTATCTTACTGCCTTGGAATCACCAATATCGATCCGATCAAATATCAGCTTTTATTTGAGCGATTTCTGAATCCGGAGCGTGTGTCGATGCCTGATATCGATATTGACTTCTGTTTTGAGAGAAGGCAGGAGGTTATCGATTATGTTGTGCGCAAATACGGTTCTGACCGTGTGGTACAGATTGTCACATTCGGTACGATGGCGGCACGCGGTGTGATCCGTGACGTAGGACGAGTGATGAATCTGCCGTATGCGTTTGTGGACAGTATCTCGAAGATGATACCGACTGAGCTCAACATGACGCTGGATCGAGCTCTGACGATGAACAGCGAACTGCGCGATTTATATGAAAATGATGAGCAGGTAAAGAATCTGATCGATATGTCAAAGCGTCTGGAAGGACTGCCACGGCATACATCCATGCATGCCGCCGGTGTTGTGATCAGCCAGAAATCAGTGGATGAGTATGTCCCGCTGTCGCTTGGCTCAGACGGCTCTGTGACGACACAGTTTACGATGACCACGTTGGAAGAACTTGGACTTCTGAAGATGGATTTCCTTGGTCTGCGGACATTGACAGTTATTCAGAATGCAGTGCGTCTGGCAGAAAAAAGCACAGGTAAGACAATCGATATTGATCATATTGATTATGACGATAAGGCGGTACTGGATTCCATCGGAACAGGAAGGACAGATGGTATATTCCAGCTGGAAAGCGCAGGAATGAAAAGCTTTATGAAAGAATTAAAGCCGCAGAGTCTGGAGGATATTATTGCGGGAATTTCGTTGTATCGTCCGGGACCGATGGATTTTATCCCACAGTATATCAAAGGGAAAAATGATGTGAATGCGATCACCTATGATTGTCCACAACTGAAACCGATTCTGGAACCTACGTATGGATGTATTGTGTATCAGGAGCAGGTTATGCAGATTGTGCGGGATCTGGCTGGGTATACACTTGGACGAAGCGACTTGGTGCGCCGTGCGATGTCCAAGAAAAAGGGCGATGTGATGCAAAAAGAGCGCCAAAACTTTGTATATGGAAATGAGGCGGAAGGGGTTCCGGGATGTATTGCGAACGGAATCAGTGAACAGGTTGCAAATAAGATTTATGATGAGATGATTGATTTTGCAAAATATGCATTTAACAAGTCTCATGCGGCGGCCTATGCGGTTGTCGCTTATCAGACTGCATATCTGAAATATTACTATCCGGTAGAATTTATGGCGGCGCTTATGACGTCGGTTATTGACAATCCGGGAAAAGTGGCAGAATATATTTATTCCTGCCGGCAGATGGGAATAGAAATTCTTCCGCCGGACATCAATAAAGGAGAAGGAAAGTTCTCTGTGGACAATGGCAATATCCGCTATGGGCTTGCAGCAATCAAAAGTATTGGAAAGCCTGTGATCGAGGCAATCATCGCCGAGCGGGAGAAAAACGGTCTGTTTAAGAATCTGAAAGATTTTATTGAACGGCTCTCCGGCAAGGAAGTGAATAAGCGGACAATCGAAAGCTTTATCAAATCGGGGGCGTTTGACAGCCTTCATGGAACACGAAAGCAGTTCATGGTCATCTATGTGAAGATTTTAGATCAGGTGAATCAGGAGCGAAAATATTCGATGACCGGGCAGATGTCACTTTTTGATATTGTGGATGAGGAGCAGAAAAAAGAATTCGATATTCAACTTCCGAATGTGGGGGAATACGAAAAAGAGACGATGCTTGCATTCGAAAAAGAAGTGCTTGGAATCTATATCAGTGGACATCCGATGCAGGAATATGAAGAAAAATGGCGTAAAAATATCAGCGCCACGACAATGGATTTCCAGTATGATGAGGAGAGCGGGCATACCAAAGTACGTGAAGGCGCAAAAGAAATCATTGGAGGTATTATTACCAACAAGACGATCAAGCATACCAAGACGAATAAGACAATGGCATTTTTGACGATTGAGGACTTAGTCGGAACGGTGGAAGTGGTTGTATTTCCACGAGACTATGAGAAAAATCGGATGTATCTGGAGGAAGATTACAAAGTATTTGTAAAGGGAAGGGTGTCGGAGGAAGATGAAAGTGCAAGTAAACTGATCTGCGAGGCGATTATCCCGTTTGAAAATACGACATGTGAACTGTGGATTCAGTTTCCGGACAAGGAGACGTTTCTTGCGGAGGAAAAAAAGGTCTATGAGATGCTTCGGACATCAGAAGGAAATGACAGTGTTGTCATTTATTGCGCGAAAGAAAAAGCGATCAAAAGGCTTCCAGCAAACTGGAATATTCGTGTAGATAAAGAAATTCTCGGCAATATGACAAATTATTTTGGCGAAAAAAGAATAAAAGTAGTAGAAAAATACATTGAAAACATTTGA